A stretch of Henckelia pumila isolate YLH828 chromosome 4, ASM3356847v2, whole genome shotgun sequence DNA encodes these proteins:
- the LOC140863713 gene encoding uncharacterized protein, producing the protein MAGRRDLGFPRSSTINLKEQLVRTTLRNVRAQGHPYVELREDGKRLIFFCTLCLAPCYGDSCLFNHLNGNLHAQRLAAAKLTLLKPNPWPFSDGVFFFCDDSPDQNNSLPASGSQRMKLLDICHVVADTAIVSYGETLGPNASSHLAEETGDHVECDEIPCDQNLVGEGYSHELVVPSVLQRDEVSNLIVRHMGVGHIGARFSKKDGFSDEIRRIWCEWLGNKELSYEDISTVPDHDFSVVTFAYNYNLGRKGLLDDFRKLLPPSPHSEAEFTSGSRGKKRKSFSDSVDMSNQSDSSGEESLSSNHSNMKMILSGNDDQQVHSRVLSSKIMRKQMREQKVIAAERSCDLCQQRMLPDKDVAALLNRKTGKFVCSSRNLTGAFHLFHISCLLHWILLCEVEIFSKKSVAPKVKRRSRRKVKGSMEVGKRENCETQETRKQIYSAFCPECQGTGIEIDKDELEKPTVSLFEIFRYKIKLCDAHKAWMKDPEVLQNCSIGFHFPADSDVIYQENVATLKLLHFYRADI; encoded by the exons ATGGCAGGAAGGAGGGATTTAGGGTTTCCGAGGAGTAGTACTATTAATTTGAAAGAGCAGTTGGTGAGGACAACTCTTAGAAATGTGAGAGCGCAAGGGCACCCATATGTTGAGCTCCGAGAAGATGGGAAGAGGCTGATATTTTTCTGTACTTTGTGTCTTGCACCTTGTTATGGTGATTCTTGCTTGTTTAATCACTTGAATGGTAATCTACACGCTCAAAGGCTAGCCGCCGCAAAACTGACGCTGTTAAAGCCTAATCCTTGGCCGTTCAGTGACGGGGTGTTTTTCTTTTGTGATGATTCACCGGACCAAAATAATAGTCTACCTGCTTCAGGTTCCCAACGAATGAAATTGTTAGACATCTGTCATGTGGTTGCTGATACTGCTATTGTTAGTTATGGTGAAACCTTGGGTCCAAATGCTAGTTCTCATCTTGCTGAAGAGACGGGGGATCATGTGGAATGCGATGAAATTCCCTGTGATCAGAATCTGGTTGGTGAGGGATACAGTCATGAACTTGTTGTTCCATCCGTGTTACAAAGAGACGaggtatctaatttgattgtgaGACACATGGGTGTTGGACACATTGGTGCCAGGTTTAGCAAGAAGGATGGGTTTTCGGATGAAATTCGTAGAATATGGTGCGAATGGTTGGGGAACAAGGAGTTGTCGTATGAGGATATCAGCACAGTTCCAGATCACGACTTTTCTGTTGTTACTTTTGCATATAACTATAATTTAGGTCGAAAGGGGCTACTCGATGACTTCAGAAAATTGCTACCACCTAGTCCTCATTCCGAAGCAGAGTTTACTTCCGGCTCTAGAGGCAAAAAGAGGAAGTCATTTTCTGATTCGGTGGATATGAGTAACCAATCTGACTCATCTGGGGAGGAGTCTCTATCCTCAAATCATAGCAATATGAAAATGATATTGTCTGGGAATGATGATCAGCAGGTACATTCACGAGTGCTCTCGAGCAAAATCATGAGGAAGCAAATGAGAGAACAGAAGGTCATTGCTGCCGAGAGGTCGTGTGATCTCTGTCAGCAAAGGATGctaccagataaagatgtggCTGCTCTCTTGAACAGGAAAACTGGAAAATTTGTTTGCAGCAGTAGAAATTTGACTGGG GCATTTCATTTATTTCATATTTCATGTCTCCTTCATTGGATACTGTTATGtgaggttgaaattttttcaaagaAGTCTGTTGCCCCTAAAGTGAAACGGAGGTCTAGGAGAAAGGTGAAAGGCAGCATGGAAGTTGGAAAAAGGGAGAACTGTGAGACTCAAGAGACAAGAAAGCAAATCTACTCTGCATTCTGTCCCGAATGTCAGGGCACTGGTATAGAAATTGACAAAGACGAGCTGGAGAAACCAACTGTTTCACTCTTTGAG ATATTCAGGTACAAAATCAAACTATGTGATGCACATAAAGCCTGGATGAAAGATCCTGAGGTGCTTCAAAACTGCTCAATAGGTTTTCACTTCCCAGCTGACTCTGATGTAATATATCAG GAAAACGTGGCGACACTGAAATTGCTGCACTTCTATCGTGCCGACATTTAA